One Capsicum annuum cultivar UCD-10X-F1 chromosome 2, UCD10Xv1.1, whole genome shotgun sequence genomic window carries:
- the LOC107861503 gene encoding uncharacterized protein LOC107861503 yields the protein MESSRKRRTGFLKGKLMKSLYRGGRAAAPPVKLWPTAASTTNYSSEDDPPSTVYHLHLHQQQQQPKEKLVPFNPNSIITVNQEKAAPPLKPKISYYIPPQSTGREYSKGTNNYYAARCVDTDESVDVKAANYISFVQERFSSLERNC from the coding sequence ATGGAGTCGAGCCGCAAGCGCAGAACAGGGTTCCTGAAAGGTAAACTCATGAAGTCCTTATATCGAGGCGGCCGAGCAGCAGCACCACCAGTGAAGCTTTGGCCCACGGCCGCATCAACAACTAATTACAGCTCGGAGGACGATCCTCCATCAACtgtttatcatcttcatcttcatcagcAGCAACAACAGCCAAAGGAAAAGCTTGTTCCTTTTAATCCAAATAGCATCATCACAGTAAACCAGGAGAAAGCTGCACCTCCCCTTAAGCCAAAAATTTCTTACTACATTCCACCGCAGAGTACCGGGCGTGAGTATTCTAAAGGCACTAATAATTACTATGCAGCCAGGTGTGTTGACACAGACGAAAGCGTTGATGTAAAGGCTGCCAACTACATATCATTTGTTCAGGAGCGTTTCAGTTCACTTGAACGTAATTGCTAA